A section of the Kluyveromyces lactis strain NRRL Y-1140 chromosome F complete sequence genome encodes:
- the RCH1 gene encoding Rch1p (similar to uniprot|Q05131 Saccharomyces cerevisiae YMR034C Hypothetical ORF), translating into MTESDNIADRVSSDSSLSVESEQRKNTSPFKHRLSVIYNHKITQYIISQWFFIGLAIFIVLARFFPNFARSGGLIRGQYSIGYGAVIVIFLQSGLSMSTKKLLVNMGNWRAHLVVLVISFLVTSSIMYGLCCAIKAANDDKIDDWVLIGIIVTATCPTTVSSNVVMTTKADGNALLCLCEVFIGNVLGAFITPALVQMYTSSGPMVFGNPATDTSVQQLYANVMKQIGLSVFIPLFVGQVLQNVFPKQVTWFLTTFRMNKVGSFCLLLIMFSSFSTAFYQHAFTSVSHACIIFLCFFNVGIYLFFTLVCFVCARPWFIIKIFDHEPTEHSSKTYTICYKIFRPFYYSKRDAIAVMLCGAAKTAALGVSLISSQYGDDNPKLGTLLVPLVLYQSEQVITANFMVPFMKKWASDEDEHGNKIIKQPTDEESRISQNKEDVSKENTEDADSRD; encoded by the coding sequence ATGACAGAAAGTGATAACATAGCGGATAGAGTTTCATCTGATAGTTCGCTGTCGGTTGAAAgtgaacaaagaaagaacacATCGCCGTTCAAACACCGACTCTCCGTCATTTATAACCATAAAATCACACAGTATATCATATCACAATGGTTTTTCATTGGGTTAGCCATATTTATTGTACTTGCGCGGTTCTTCCCTAATTTTGCTAGGAGTGGTGGTCTTATTAGAGGTCAATATTCTATCGGTTACGGTGCAGTCATCGTCATTTTCTTACAAAGTGGGCTATCCATGTCGACCAAAAAACTATTAGTGAATATGGGTAATTGGCGTGCTCACCTCGTCGTATTggtgatttcatttttagtCACTTCCTCCATAATGTACGGGCTTTGCTGTGCTATCAAAGCAGcaaatgatgataaaatcGATGACTGGGTACTTATCGGTATAATAGTAACGGCAACATGTCCGACAACCGTGTCGTCGAATGTGGTGATGACGACAAAGGCTGATGGTAATGCATTACTATGTTTATGTGAGGTGTTTATTGGTAACGTTTTGGGTGCCTTTATCACTCCAGCACTAGTTCAAATGTATACCTCTTCTGGACCAATGGTTTTCGGTAATCCAGCAACAGATACTTCCGTGCAACAGTTATATGCAAATGTCATGAAACAGATCGGGTTATCTGTCTTTATCCCGTTGTTTGTTGGCCAAGTATTACAAAATGTTTTCCCCAAGCAGGTGACGTGGTTCTTGACGACATTTAGGATGAATAAAGTTGGATCTTTCTGTTTGCTCTTGATTATGTTCTCGTCTTTCTCAACAGCATTCTATCAACATGCCTTCACCTCTGTCTCTCACGCTTGCATCATCTTTTTGTGCTTCTTCAATGTCGGAATATACTTATTCTTTACCCTTGTATGTTTCGTATGTGCCAGACCGTGGTttataataaaaatattTGACCACGAACCAACAGAACACTCATCGAAAACTTATACTATTTGCTATAAGATCTTCAGGCCATTTTACTATAGTAAAAGAGACGCAATTGCTGTCATGTTATGTGGCGCCGCTAAGACCGCCGCATTAGGTGTCTCTCTAATATCCTCCCAATACGGAGATGATAATCCAAAATTAGGTACATTATTAGTGCCATTGGTTTTATACCAAAGTGAACAGGTTATTACTGCCAATTTCATGGTCCCTTTCATGAAGAAATGGGCATcggatgaagatgaacatGGtaacaaaatcatcaagCAACCGACCGACGAAGAAAGTCGAATTTCtcaaaacaaagaagacGTTTCTAAAGAGAACACTGAGGACGCTGACTCCCGTGACTAA
- the SDD3 gene encoding Sdd3p (similar to uniprot|Q12496 Saccharomyces cerevisiae YOL098C Hypothetical ORF), with protein sequence MTFKKLVSFEVEYAPQYHFTKYISTRTKLQLVHLNNKSSPLVQGYFAVGTECPTDSGVPHTLEHLIFMGSEKYPYKGLLDTAGNLCMSNTNAWTATDQTVYTLSTAGWKGFKKLLPVYLDHLFFPTLTEDACTTEVYHIDPDDLSDKGVVFSEMAGIESQSWFITTLEKQRLLFPEGSGYRSETGGLTPNLRVLTNDEIREFHKQMYTPDNCCVIITGNIPSEELIELMEIFDKQLPEFTANERKRPFIDTPASQIPQSLTEMKEKTIEFPEADESQGEVSFSWITQPYLKHIEDQAVNILLEYLTESPLAPFNMEMIEIENPYATDAEYWSDDFIRTISNISLKGVPTDRLQQAKEKTLDLLKTHHVSLDRIRLVTENMKWDYIFKFEKIGDTMVAHMAITDFLYGATDGGVLEESLKTLEDFNILLSWSQEKWQALLEESFVTNQPVVVIGKPSSKLNEKLENENDSRMKERAKLFDDAKRKALKESLSQAQHNNNVQIPDDVLGSFEIENPQDSVYFTETKSISCIPVPSNDSDFPLTDNIINLKPKAFPFFIHFEHFPSQFVEIHVALNVDFVKDCELLPYYHVVTELFSMPMIGENGETISFEDVVAQLKTETVETDISMGIGGNFSNLIDFKIQCKATNYSKAVNWLKRVLFDSVFDESRVSILLEKFYNSIVETKREGDQMMFSSMNRHLYNEGSLKKSADELYVEPIIESVLTDIEDGHYIQKILPKLESLRTQLTEQLHKAHILVFGDIDRLGDIYEPWSRYFAPKAKNIPTVTVTVPLTPLLTSSLSEVGKNPIKKAFIVSTPASESSYMLALTALPGDLHYLHPDFPAIYLAAVYLECVEGPFWKGIRGAGLAYGAYLTKMFESNMVGFNVYRASDAVACYEAGKQIVTDYAGGEKIFEPILIKAAISSIINTIASNESNYFNVAINKYLNTFCKKRGPDFNTEILKKLEKVTADDLKNAMTDVYIKIFDPARGSIFVACHPSKVESIHKYFESLSYDITVEEIFDDEDDSENGSGDNSGDYSGDN encoded by the coding sequence ATgactttcaagaaactggTATCGTTTGAAGTCGAGTATGCACCTCAGTATCATTTCACTAAGTACATCTCAACTCGTACCAAGCTTCAACTAGTTCACTTAAATAACAAGTCGTCACCTTTAGTACAAGGTTACTTTGCCGTTGGAACAGAATGTCCAACAGATTCTGGTGTTCCTCACACCTTAGAGCACTTGATTTTCATGGGATCTGAGAAGTACCCATACAAAGGGTTGCTCGATACTGCTGGAAACCTATGCATGTCAAATACAAATGCTTGGACTGCCACCGATCAAACCGTTTACACTTTGTCAACCGCAGGCTGGAAAggtttcaagaaacttctACCAGTGTATTTAGATCACTTGTTCTTTCCAACTTTGACAGAAGATGCTTGTACCACCGAGGTGTATCATATCGATCCAGACGATTTATCTGATAAAGGTGTCGTGTTTAGTGAAATGGCTGGTATCGAATCTCAATCATGGTTTATCACAACACTAGAAAAACAAAGACTATTGTTTCCAGAAGGTAGTGGATACCGGTCCGAGACTGGTGGTTTAACACCAAATTTACGTGTGTTGACGAACGATGAAATTAGAGAATTTCATAAACAAATGTATACACCAGATAATTGCTGTGTGATTATCACTGGTAACATTCCTTCAGAAGAATTGATCGAATTGATggaaatttttgataaacaGCTTCCAGAATTTACTGCGAATGAGAGAAAGAGACCTTTTATTGATACCCCGGCTTCTCAAATACCGCAATCATTAACTGAGATGAAGGAAAAGACAATCGAATTCCCTGAAGCTGACGAGTCTCAAGGCGAAGTGTCCTTTTCATGGATCACCCAACCATACTTGAAGCATATTGAAGACCAGGCTGTTAATATTTTACTGGAATATCTCACTGAATCTCCACTGGCTCCTTTCAACATGGAAATGATTGAGATCGAAAACCCATATGCTACTGACGCAGAGTATTGGAGCGATGATTTTATCAGGAcaatttcaaacatttcattgaaaggTGTTCCAACAGATAGATTGCAACAAGCTAAGGAAAAGACACTTGATCTATTGAAAACCCACCATGTTTCTTTGGATAGAATCAGACTAGTCACTGAAAACATGAAATGGGATTacatattcaaatttgaaaaaattggtGACACCATGGTTGCGCATATGGCTATCACCGATTTCCTTTACGGTGCCACCGATGGGGGAGTACTTGAAGAAAGCCTGAAAACATTGGAAGATTTCAACATTCTGTTGTCTTGGTCCCAGGAAAAATGGCAAGCTTTGcttgaagaaagttttgTTACAAATCAACCAGTGGTTGTTATTGGGAAACCTAGTTCTAAGCTCAATgaaaaactggaaaatgaaaatgacTCCAggatgaaagaaagagcGAAGTTATTTGATGACGCTAAAAGAAAGGCCCTAAAAGAAAGCCTCTCTCAGGCTCAGCACAACAACAATGTTCAAATTCCTGATGACGTTTTGGgatcatttgaaattgaaaaccCGCAAGACTCTGTTTATTTCACCGAAACTAAGAGTATTTCATGTATTCCTGTTCCATCCAATGATAGTGATTTCCCTTTGACTGATAATATCATtaatttgaaaccaaaagCTTTCCcttttttcattcatttcgAGCACTTTCCAtctcaatttgttgaaatacATGTAGCATTaaatgttgattttgttaaAGACTGTGAACTACTGCCATATTATCATGTCGTAACAGAACTATTTTCCATGCCAATGATAGGGGAGAATGGTGAAACCATTTCTTTCGAGGATGTGGTAGCTCAGTTAAAAACTGAAACTGTTGAAACTGACATAAGTATGGGGATCGGTGGAAATTTTTCCAACTTAATTGACTTCAAGATTCAATGCAAAGCTACAAATTACTCGAAAGCGGTGAATTGGCTCAAAAGagttttatttgattctgtatttgatgaaagcagggtttcaattcttttagaGAAGTTTTACAACTCAATCGTTGAAACTAAAAGGGAAGGTGATCAAatgatgttttcttctATGAATAGACATTTATACAATGAGGGATCGTTAAAGAAATCTGCCGATGAATTGTACGTTGAACCAATCATTGAATCAGTGTTGACAGATATTGAGGATGGCCACTATATCCAGAAAATTTTACCAAAACTTGAGTCATTGAGAACTCAATTAACCGAACAACTTCACAAGGCCCATATCTTAGTATTTGGCGATATTGATAGGTTGGGAGATATTTATGAACCTTGGAGCCGTTACTTCGCTCCAAAGGCTAAAAATATACCCACCGTCACTGTTACTGTTCCACTGACACCATTGCTGACCTCCAGTTTATCTGAAGTTGGAAAAAATCCAATAAAAAAGGCATTCATAGTTTCAACTCCAGCTTCCGAATCTTCATATATGCTTGCCCTCACTGCCCTTCCTGGTGATTTACATTATCTCCACCCAGATTTTCCAGCAATTTATCTGGCAGCTGTATATCTGGAATGTGTTGAAGGACCTTTCTGGAAGGGAATTCGTGGTGCAGGGTTAGCATACGGAGCTTACTTAACAAAAATGTTCGAGTCTAATATGGTGGGTTTTAACGTCTACCGTGCTTCGGATGCAGTTGCGTGTTATGAAGCAGGTAAGCAAATAGTCACTGATTACGCTGGAGGAGAAAAGATATTCGAACCTATTTTAATCAAAGCAGCAATCAGCAGCATCATAAACACGATTGCAAGTAATGAATCCAACTATTTCAATGTCGCCATAAacaaatatttgaatacATTCTGCAAAAAGAGAGGGCCCGATTTTAACACCgaaatcttgaagaaactaGAGAAAGTAACGGcagatgatttgaaaaacgCTATGACAGATGTGTATATTAAGATTTTTGATCCTGCTCGAGGTTCTATATTTGTAGCATGTCACCCAAGCAAAGTGGAGAGTATCCACAAATATTTCGAATCTTTGTCGTATGATATCACTGTTGAAGAGATtttcgatgatgaagatgacagTGAGAACGGCAGTGGAGATAATAGTGGTGATTACAGTGGTGATAACTGA
- the AEP3 gene encoding Aep3p (weakly similar to uniprot|Q12089 Saccharomyces cerevisiae YPL005W AEP3 Peripheral mitochondrial inner membrane protein located on the matrix face of the membrane stabilizes the bicistronic AAP1-ATP6 mRNA encoding subunits 6 and 8 of the ATP synthase complex) codes for MDKLRLLGSYLRKSPLTSTVSEPGIKISPKQFTFSVRVRDKDRPSKISTTKINEPASKLENTSTVVHNEYLNSLQLPYLARTSLRVSKYDYKRAAQFSNTLKRTLKTQDAHERIFSISSEDVAKLISSLFQVSEDNVSLVAKKRFFERECFTEIPKITEEVLSDIQEFEDYIGLLTHTKFHHKGSSLQDGIIPKLLKNLLHPSNLRIAPLKTASVFNDVIYYYGNKNNFATCRELYAQMKSEGIAPNVQTYNLMLRNLLRNSRLIKQQLPYREAIFYLERMKKENISADVITWNTCYFLLKDNISRAIFLEKMVERGVPLTYHLLYGILEEEDIPFNVIIDFLRENDIPVDTKIIKICHRSLIKRDKFQASWKLMEYARHLNFRVKDPFFLEEYLRQFSEKGRMDMCIMTVNTFKATFEVEPTLHCYDLLFKCLVRQGYSSEFSRVYQMLLINLKEHTGGHVVMNYWIAKCRAIMNSNIKTIPTHDSITRLDALAKRCIWDKRGIKWNCWLEYSEYRNVFRRLGSVPYQSNSRDQLDKHEVAKSSKKKVKYLKKLKETAIRNKQSHDAAYRNDYYSALKNDLINRGIIEEQAK; via the coding sequence ATGGACAAGCTTCGATTACTAGGATCATATCTTAGAAAGTCTCCATTAACATCGACTGTTTCGGAGCCTGGAATCAAGATATCACCAAAACAGTTTACCTTCTCAGTTAGAGTGCGAGATAAAGACCGTCCTTCCAAAATAAGCACAACTAAAATAAATGAACCTGCCTCTAAGTTGGAAAACACTTCAACCGTGGTGCATAatgaatatttgaattcattgCAGCTACCGTATCTTGCACGAACATCGTTGCGAGTTAGCAAATATGACTATAAACGAGCCGCTCAATTTTCCAACACACTAAAAAGAACTTTGAAAACTCAAGACGCACACGAAAGAATATTCTCCATATCCAGTGAAGATGTTGCTAAACTTATTTCTAGTCTTTTTCAAGTCTCTGAGGATAATGTTTCTCTTGTCGCTAAAAAGCGTTTCTTTGAAAGGGAATGTTTCACTGAAATTCCCAAAATAACAGAAGAAGTACTAAGCGATATTCAAGAGTTCGAAGACTATATTGGACTTTTGACGCACACCAAATTCCATCACAAAGGGTCATCTTTACAAGACGGAATAATACCGAAACTTCTTAAGAATTTGCTACATCCTTCTAATTTACGAATTGCGCCATTGAAAACGGCTTCAGTGTTCAACGATGTAATATACTACTACGgaaacaagaacaattttGCCACCTGCAGAGAGCTTTATGCACAAATGAAATCCGAAGGTATCGCACCAAACGTCCAAACTTATAATTTAATGTTAAGGAACCTTCTCAGGAACTCCAGGTTAATTAAACAACAACTCCCATATCGCGAAGCAATATTTTATCTGGAAAGgatgaaaaaagagaatatatCTGCAGATGTGATAACTTGGAACACCtgttattttcttttgaaggaTAATATATCAAGAGCTATATTTTTAGAGAAAATGGTTGAAAGAGGAGTTCCTTTAACATACCATCTATTATACGGAATCCTAGAAGAGGAAGACATTCCTTTCAATGTCATAATAGACTTTTTACGAGAGAATGATATTCCTGTTGATACAAAAATCATCAAGATATGCCACCGGTCATTAATCAAAAGGGACAAGTTCCAGGCCTCCTGGAAGCTTATGGAGTATGCAAGACACTTAAATTTTCGCGTGAAAGATCCTTTTTTCCTTGAAGAGTATCTAAGGCAGTTCTCCGAAAAAGGCAGAATGGACATGTGTATTATGACAGTGAACACCTTTAAAGCAACGTTTGAAGTTGAACCAACTCTCCATTGTTATgaccttcttttcaaatgtcTTGTCAGGCAGGGATATAGTTCGGAGTTCAGCAGAGTATATCAGATGCTCCTTATCAATCTTAAAGAGCATACGGGAGGGCATGTTGTGATGAATTATTGGATCGCTAAATGCCGTGCAATCATGAATAGCAACATCAAAACGATCCCGACCCATGATTCAATTACCAGACTGGATGCATTGGCCAAAAGATGTATTTGGGATAAGCGAGGTATCAAATGGAACTGTTGGTTAGAATATTCTGAATACAGGAATGTATTCAGAAGGCTTGGGTCGGTACCGTATCAATCCAATTCTAGAGACCAATTGGATAAACACGAAGTTGCtaaaagttcaaagaaaaaagtcAAATACCTAAAGAAGCTTAAAGAGACAGCTATACGGAATAAACAGTCTCACGACGCAGCTTACAGGAATGATTATTATTCGGCATTAAAGAATGATCTTATCAATAGAGGaataattgaagaacaagcCAAATGA
- the AGP3 gene encoding Agp3p (similar to uniprot|P43548 Saccharomyces cerevisiae YFL055W AGP3 Low-affinity amino acid permease may act to supply the cell with amino acids as nitrogen source in nitrogen-poor conditions transcription is induced under conditions of sulfur limitation) yields the protein MTGSYELNHTGEVVSNRGLKDAYNEVTEMEVDPKNNEYAEEQSLNREDTFDPDSGVKRQLKDRHISLLALGGIIGPGCLIGAGNALAIGGPLALLLGFGIIGILAFIMMESIGEMITLYPSGGGFTTLTRRFHSDALSAVCGYAYAVVFFAVLANEYNTLSSIMQFWGPQVPLYGYILIFWAAFQVFQLLGVGAFGETEYWLAWFKILGLLTYYIFSIVYISGGVKNRPAFGFQYWNDPGALSNGFKGIANVFVFCSTFYSGTESVALAATESKNPRRAVPIAIRQTFWRILIVYLGISIFYGVTVPYNDENLNFATKVLKSPIAIAISRAGWPAGVHLVNAFILITCISAINGSLYIGSRTLTHLANEGLAPKLLAWTDRRGVPIPAITVFNALGLISLMNVSVTAVDAYNYIVNLSGVGVFIVWGIISLTHLRFRKAWKLQGHTRDELPYKAKLFPVFPIVSIIANIFLGLVQGWSYFKPFDAKNFVDAYILIPAGIILYLGVSYWKTKGFLTAVDLSEVNLLFGQRLPTISQDMPSSTDSTTSVVITKTPRKINWKDILT from the coding sequence ATGACTGGATCGTACGAATTAAACCACACTGGGGAGGTGGTATCAAATAGAGGTCTTAAGGATGCATATAATGAGGTCACTGAAATGGAGGTAGACCCTAAAAATAATGAGTACGCTGAGGAGCAAAGCCTGAATAGAGAAGATACGTTTGATCCTGATAGTGGTGTGAAAAGACAGTTAAAGGATAGACACATCTCATTGTTGGCACTTGGTGGTATTATCGGTCCTGGTTGTTTAATTGGTGCGGGAAATGCACTAGCAATCGGTGGTCCCTTGGCACTTTTGCTTGGATTTGGGATCATTGGAATTCTTGCGTTTATCATGATGGAATCCATTGGTGAGATGATCACTCTTTATCCATCTGGTGGCGGATTCACTACTTTGACCAGAAGGTTCCATAGTGATGCTCTATCGGCGGTATGCGGTTACGCATATGCAGTAGTATTTTTCGCTGTGTTGGCGAATGAGTATAACACATTATCCTCGATTATGCAGTTCTGGGGACCGCAGGTCCCTTTGTATGGATACATTTTGATATTCTGGGCGGCGTTCCAAGTCTTCCAATTGTTGGGGGTGGGTGCCTTCGGTGAAACCGAGTATTGGCTTGCTTGGTTTAAGATTTTAGGTTTATTGACgtattatattttttccATTGTCTATATATCGGGAGGTGTTAAGAATCGTCCAGCATTTGGCTTTCAGTATTGGAATGATCCAGGCGCTCTTTCTAATGGGTTTAAAGGTATTGCTAATGTCTTTGTCTTTTGTTCAACGTTTTATTCAGGTACGGAGTCGGTAGCATTGGCAGCTACGGAATCAAAAAATCCTCGCAGAGCGGTACCGATTGCCATCAGGCAAACATTTTGGCGTATCTTAATAGTTTACCTCGGGATTTCCATATTCTATGGTGTCACCGTTCCATATAATGACGAAAACCTTAACTTTGCCACGaaagttttgaaatctCCAATTGCCATCGCCATCTCAAGAGCAGGTTGGCCAGCTGGTGTTCACTTGGTAAATGCATTTATTTTAATTACTTGCATTTCGGCAATTAATGGCTCTTTATACATTGGAAGTAGGACGTTAACTCACCTTGCCAATGAAGGTTTGGCACCAAAATTACTCGCTTGGACGGACCGTAGAGGTGTACCGATTCCAGCAATAACTGTTTTCAACGCGTTGGGTTTAATTTCGTTGATGAATGTTAGCGTCACTGCCGTGGATGCTTATAACTATATTGTTAACTTGTCCGGTGTAGGCGTTTTCATCGTATGGGGTATCATTTCTCTCACCCATCTTCGTTTTAGAAAAGCGTGGAAATTACAGGGCCATACCAGAGATGAACTACCGTACAAGGCCAAACTTTTCCCagtttttccaattgtCAGCATTATTGCCAACATATTCTTGGGACTGGTTCAAGGATGGTCTTACTTCAAACCATTCGATGCCAAAAATTTTGTTGATGCGTACATATTGATACCTGCGGGTATCATCTTATACCTTGGTGTAAGTTACTGGAAAACTAAAGGCTTCCTTACAGCAGTCGATCTATCAGAAGttaatttattatttggCCAAAGGTTGCCAACAATCTCCCAGGATATGCCTTCTTCTACAGACAGCACCACCTCAGTTGTTATCACCAAAACGCCACGTAAGATCAACTGGAAGGATATTTTGACCTAA